Proteins encoded within one genomic window of Naumovozyma dairenensis CBS 421 chromosome 6, complete genome:
- the DFG16 gene encoding Dfg16p (similar to Saccharomyces cerevisiae DFG16 (YOR030W); ancestral locus Anc_5.622), with product MRIRSNQLHLTTCIFLLFIIEPIFSLFPNNDLDDLPRRLDRTIDDDDDAYDNMFNMDEGLMLGALTNCSRHSPSVQPFDDDISGIQFDNSPLISLPSLLNATVLSLHPHICRINLLNSGYLQLSQSNNSIDPMNDCNLTVNSPTFLVRCLNKSITGIDGDQILQNFTKVLSSFNISHSIIDPMLETNGFLSGMIMITFNSTAICVASWMVYLVLLXXXXXXNNKRLMVHIYVLLYAIMHTVQMTQTVKNIFQVQYHGDYQDPRLYEKLSSTPPKLKFTESLTMTLGNINWTFIVFYMYHNNYAINFPQLQRFIPNYLNRSNRLIILVGSILTITNSSLYAVLLWKKELLTIRILYKINDLSIYTIFLFLISYFIWNNFGFILLPRRINRNEHSTSLLKGNKKSNSNINNNNNNNNNNSNNSNNGKDDQLSFNNKLKLIWNDYHETIPLLIYNFIMFVLSYICSIWFTIENYYKCRWKYDTIYFLKLLITVNVWGLIGVLEKREIMLNKRTVLGRKINNEDKYFSNPFIGYSDNVTSSSASSRSSQSFNPIDNENESIINSNKKRNNLSLPLKVWKSGIKRAKDHRKAHRKHLIRKRFSMNHNNXXXXVTYRYRNSYDPTISTLSSILSLTPSGNDIRQRNDNHVRDNYPDDIFNDTTSAGSAETELTRNFIYHYPSS from the coding sequence ATGCGAATACGTTCAAACCAGTTGCATTTAACTACTTGtatctttttattatttattattgaaccaatcttttcattatttccAAATAATGACCTCGACGATCTTCCGAGACGTTTGGATAGAACtatagatgatgatgatgatgcttATGATAACATGTTCAATATGGATGAAGGGCTCATGCTAGGTGCACTGACTAACTGTTCGCGTCATAGTCCATCTGTACAAccatttgatgatgatatttcGGGAATACAATTTGATAACTCTCCTCTAATCTCATTACCATCTTTACTAAACGCCACTGTCCTCTCACTTCATCCCCACATATGTCGAATTAATTTGTTGAATAGTGGATACCTCCAATTATCACAATCTAACAATTCGATAGATCCTATGAATGATTGTAATCTAACAGTTAATTCCCCGACTTTTTTAGTAAGATGCTTAAATAAAAGCATCACAGGAATAGACGGTGATCAAATCTTACAAAATTTTACCAAAGTtctttcatctttcaatatttcaCATAGTATTATAGATCCAATGTTAGAAACAAATGGGTTCCTGAGTGGGATGATTATGATTACATTTAATTCTACTGCAATATGTGTCGCATCATGGATGGTTTATTTAGTTCTTCTNNNNNNNNNNNNNNNNNNNAATAATAAACGTTTAATGGTTCACATTTATGTCCTATTGTATGCAATAATGCATACAGTTCAAATGACACAAACtgtaaaaaatattttccaagTACAATATCATGGAGATTATCAAGATCCAAGActttatgaaaaattatcatcgACTCCACCCAAGTTAAAGTTTACAGAATCATTAACCATGACCTTAGGTAATATTAATTGGACTTTTATCGTCTTCTACATGtatcataataattatGCCATCAATTTCCCACAACTACAGAGATTTATACCGAACTATCTAAATAGATCTAATagattaataatattggtAGGCTCCATTTTGACAATAACTAATTCATCTCTTTATGCTGTTTTATTATGGAAAAAGGAACTTTTAACAATCAGAATCCTTTATAAGATCAACGATTTGAGTATTTATACaattttcctcttcttAATATCATATTTCATATGGAATAATTTTGGTTTCATTTTATTACCAAGAAGAATTAACCGTAACGAACATTCAACTTCTTTACTAAAGGGTAATAAAAAgagtaatagtaatattaataataataataataataataataataatagtaataatagtaacaatGGCAAGGATGATCAATTAtcctttaataataaattgaagTTGATTTGGAATGACTATCATGAAACTATCCCCTTATTAATTTACAACTTCATCATGTTCGTACTATCATATATTTGTTCCATATGGTTCACCATAGAAAACTATTACAAATGTCGCTGGAAATATGATACCATTTATTTccttaaattattaattacAGTAAATGTTTGGGGATTAATTGGCGTCCTAgaaaaaagagaaattaTGTTAAATAAAAGAACTGTATTAGGGAggaaaattaataatgaagataaatatttttcaaaccCATTTATTGGATATTCTGATAACGTGACTTCTTCATCTGCTTCTTCCAGATCATCACAATCATTTAATCcaattgataatgaaaatgaatcaattatcaattctaacaaaaaaaggaaTAATCTTTCGTTACCTCTGAAAGTATGGAAATCAGGAATCAAAAGAGCAAAAGATCATAGAAAAGCTCATAGAAAACATCTCATAAGAAAAAGGTTCTCAATGAACCATAATAATNNNNNNNNNNTAGTTACGTATAGGTATAGAAATAGTTACGATCCAACGATTTCTACATTATCATCCATACTATCATTAACGCCGTCAGGCAATGACATAAGACAGCGCAATGATAATCATGTTAGAGATAATTATCCTGACgatatatttaatgataCGACAAGTGCAGGTAGTGCGGAGACTGAATTGACGAGAAACTTTATATACCATTATCCTTCTTCGTAA
- the CIN5 gene encoding Cin5p (similar to Saccharomyces cerevisiae YAP6 (YDR259C) and CIN5 (YOR028C); ancestral locus Anc_5.619) translates to MLQLMASNNTNFQHTNQQVNSNMATLTAATDMAIAQRNINNIGLEPANFNSQTVIFQDILPTSSKPQLQTQYQVQNQNQCTSNYTYTTPKSSQVFRLPRIQTPSPRQLPQSLSNSQSQIQQMQAQNSQFVTQPYYQHPHHQNPYHLNGIVSLNTLDRTSVSTNNTPENLQPIPSVSFEPYIDSSRRHSLTLGTLDRSITNNDNPNPNNVINSKYNVPPPQGLQSLPMVRTSRFPSTNSLALRLPSISVPTTASTNVHSPLKNSHNNLDNANEVEIKLEIQPNSRNNSISSNSTSSVSSSGSTSASNSTISLINQSDALRSFKQQHQQVQPPSASSSSSSSYNNNTFNPGEKYNERGQLIGKSGKLLRNTKRAAQNRNAQKAFRQRRELYIKDLETKAKIFDSIKKENEDLKTLVDFLKKKLQNCTNNNNINESSSSPRSSTSATDLNNIMN, encoded by the coding sequence ATGCTTCAACTAATGGCATCCAATAATACTAATTTTCAACATACAAACCAACAAGTTAATTCAAATATGGCAACTTTGACTGCAGCCACTGATATGGCAATCGCACAAAggaatatcaataatatcgGGCTCGAGCCTGCTAATTTTAATTCACAAACAGTCATATTTCAAGATATATTACCAACCTCCTCAAAGCCACAACTTCAAACTCAATACCAAGTTCAAAATCAGAATCAATGTACTTCAAACTATACATATACAACTCCGAAGTCTAGTCAAGTTTTCCGCCTACCAAGAATCCAAACTCCATCACCCCGTCAATTGCCACAATCGCTATCTAATTCTCAATCTCAAATACAGCAGATGCAAGCACAAAATTCACAATTTGTGACACAACCCTATTATCAgcatcctcatcatcagaaTCCATACCATTTAAATGGAATAGTGTCTTTGAATACATTGGACCGTACAAGCGTATCGACCAATAATACTCCAGAGAACTTACAACCAATACCTTCTGTGTCATTTGAACCATACATAGATTCTTCAAGAAGACATTCTCTAACGCTTGGTACATTAGATAGGTCAATcacaaataatgataatccTAATCCTAATAATGTCATCAACAGTAAGTATAACGTTCCACCACCACAAGGCTTACAAAGCCTCCCAATGGTTAGAACTTCAAGATTCCCATCAACTAATTCCTTAGCGTTAAGGTTGCCAAGTATATCTGTCCCAACGACTGCTTCAACAAATGTTCATTCCCCTTTAAAGAATTCTCATAACAATCTGGATAACGCTAATGAAgtagaaattaaattagaaatacagccaaattcaagaaataatagtatatcttcaaattctaCCTCTTctgtatcatcatcaggTTCAACATCTGCTTCAAACTCAACTATATccttaataaatcaatctGATGCATTAAGATCCTTTAAACAACAGCATCAACAAGTACAACCACCATCAGCATCATCctcctcttcctcttcttataataataacacaTTTAATCCAggtgaaaaatataatgaaagaGGTCAACTTATAGGTAAATCTGGTAAACTATTAAGAAATACAAAAAGAGCTGCACAAAATAGAAATGCACAAAAGGCATTTAGACAACGAAGagaattatatattaaagatCTTGAAACAAAGGCAAAGATTTTTGATTCcatcaagaaagaaaatgaagatttgaaaacattaGTGGATTTTCTAAAGAAAAAACTTCAAAATTGtacgaataataataatatcaatgaatcatcatcatcacctcGTTCATCAACTTCTGCCACAgatcttaataatattatgaaTTGA
- the STI1 gene encoding Hsp90 cochaperone STI1 (similar to Saccharomyces cerevisiae STI1 (YOR027W); ancestral locus Anc_5.617): MSLTADEYKQQGNAAFTSKDFNKAIELFTKAIEVSPTPNHVLYSNRSAAYTSAKQFQEALNDATECVKINPTWSKGYNRLGAAEFGLGNLEEAEKNYKEALKLDNNNNKAAQDGLDQIERAKNAPPPNDFGLTSMFTDPNLIDKLKANPKTKDFMNDPVFVGKILGYQKNPASMTQDMMTDPRLMTVLAALMGIDLNMGQDSTPPSAAAAAAPAPADEASAESAQTNQQEETTAPEPMEVDEKEEDKESNSKLEADEAKVEGNKLYKAHKFDEAIEQYNKAWALNKDITYLNNRSAAEFEKGDFETAIATLNEAVDQGRELRADYKIIAKSFARIGNAYHKKGDLKKSIDYYQKSLTEHRTADILTKLRNCEKELKKQEAEQYIDPEKAEEARLEGKEYFTKGDWPNAVKAYSEMIKRAPEDARGYSNRAAALSKLMSFPEAIKDCDNAIKKDPNFVRAYIRKATAQIAIKEYANALDTLEEAKSKDSSVNNGANSNEIMRLQMKATQERFQAPTGNETPEETYKRAMQDPEVAAIMQDPVMQSILQQAQTNPAALQEHMKNPEISKKIQILIAAGIIRTGYN, translated from the coding sequence ATGTCTTTAACCGCTGACGAATACAAACAACAAGGTAACGCGGCTTTCACCTCCAAAGACTTCAATAAAGCCATTGAACTATTTACAAAAGCCATTGAAGTCTCCCCAACTCCAAACCATGTCCTTTACTCAAACAGATCTGCCGCATATACCAGTGCCAAACAATTCCAAGAAGCTCTAAATGATGCCACTGAATGTGTTAAGATTAATCCTACTTGGTCAAAAGGTTACAACAGATTAGGTGCCGCTGAATTCGGTCTAGGTAATTTGGAAGAAgctgaaaaaaattacaaagaagctttaaaattagataataataacaataaagcTGCTCAAGATGGATTAgatcaaattgaaagagCTAAGAATGCACCACCACCAAACGATTTCGGATTGACATCTATGTTTACTGATCCAAATTTGATTGATAAGTTGAAAGCCAATCCAAAGACCAAGGATTTCATGAATGATCCTGTCTTTGTTGGGAAAATTTTGGGTTATCAAAAAAATCCAGCTTCTATGACTCAAGATATGATGACGGATCCAAGATTAATGACTGTCTTGGCTGCTTTGATGGGGattgatttaaatatgGGTCAAGATTCTACACCTCCTTCcgctgctgctgctgctgctcCTGCTCCTGCTGATGAGGCATCGGCCGAATCTGCTCAAACAAACcaacaagaagaaactaCAGCTCCTGAACCAATGGAAGTGGAcgaaaaggaagaagataaagaatCCAATAGTAAACTTGAAGCTGATGAAGCTAAAGTTGAAGGTAATAAGTTATACAAGGCAcataaatttgatgaagctATTGAACAATACAATAAAGCTTGGGctttaaataaagatattacGTATTTAAACAATCGTTCTGCAGCAGAGTTTGAAAAAGGTGATTTTGAAACAGCCATTGCCACTCTAAATGAAGCTGTGGATCAAGGTAGAGAATTAAGAGCTGATTATAAGATTATTGCTAAATCTTTTGCTCGTATTGGTAATGCATACCATAAGAAGggtgatttgaaaaaatccattgattattatcaaaagtCATTAACTGAACATAGAACTGCTGATATTTTGACtaaattaagaaattgtgaaaaggaattgaaaaaacaGGAAGCTGAACAATATATTGATCCAGAAAAGGCAGAAGAAGCTCGTCTTGAAggtaaagaatattttacTAAGGGTGATTGGCCAAATGCTGTAAAGGCATATAGTGAAATGATTAAGAGAGCTCCAGAAGATGCAAGAGGTTATTCTAATAGAGCTGCTGCTTTATCCAAACTAATGTCATTCCCAGAAGCCATTAAAGATTGTGATAATGCTATTAAGAAAGATCCAAATTTCGTTAGAGCCTATATTAGAAAGGCTACAGCACAAATTGCCATTAAAGAATATGCAAATGCTTTAGATACCTTGGAAGAAGCCAAGAGTAAAGATTCATCTGTTAATAATGGTGCTAATAGTAACGAAATTATGAGATTACAAATGAAGGCAACTCAAGAGAGATTCCAAGCTCCAACAGGCAATGAAACTCCTGAGGAAACGTATAAGAGAGCCATGCAAGATCCTGAAGTTGCAGCGATTATGCAAGATCCTGTTATGCAAAGTATTTTACAACAAGCACAAACTAATCCTGCTGCGTTACAAGAACATATGAAGAATCCTGAAATTAgtaaaaaaattcaaatcttgATAGCAGCTGGTATTATTCGTACTGGTTATAACTAG
- the BUB3 gene encoding Bub3p (similar to Saccharomyces cerevisiae BUB3 (YOR026W); ancestral locus Anc_5.615), producing MDNFIKKELQDVPKDYISDMIFMKEYRQLLVTSWDGTISLYHLSRGEEEEEEKAKDELRLLNRLRYKVPLLCCSYMIIPSRSYSDWMDLTIYAGTIHGEIVQIDFETNRIEPIASNNDAQLGISKMIRSVKNKKLYVSSWDCLIQELDPVSNQITKKIRLEDGKKVLSMDCNDDNLIIATTSGKIKWTKLPLADGHEGERAKGMWTEVEAGLKYQLRDIKLTNDGDGYVSSSIDGRVAVEYFNDESKKFAFRCHRMNLVDMQFVFPVNTLSFDPHNNILYTGGSDGCVSVWNLDSQKKIKQFPKFNENSVVKIVTDERMLCVATSDDSFKTNAVATDALQLQPSRIYILFKM from the coding sequence ATGGACAATTTCATAAAGAAGGAATTACAAGATGTTCCCAAAGATTATATTAGTGATATGATATTCATGAAAGAATATCGTCAATTATTGGTAACTTCATGGGACGGAACCATCTCATTGTATCACCTCTCTAgaggagaagaagaagaagaagaaaaagcaAAAGATGAATTACGATTGCTTAACCGATTGCGATACAAGGTACCTTTACTTTGTTGTTCATATATGATTATTCCGTCACGTTCTTACTCTGATTGGATGGACTTGACAATATATGCGGGTACTATACATGGTGAGATAGTTCAAATCGACTTTGAAACTAACCGGATTGAACCTATTGCGTCCAATAATGATGCACAGTTGGGTATCTCTAAGATGATACGATCGgtaaaaaataagaaattatatGTTAGTTCATGGGATTGCCTTATTCAAGAATTGGATCCGGTATCGAATCAAATTACTAAGAAAATACGGTTAGAAGACGGTAAAAAAGTATTATCGATGGATtgtaatgatgataactTAATTATAGCCACGACGTCCgggaaaataaaatggaCAAAACTACCCTTAGCTGATGGTCATGAAGGAGAAAGAGCAAAGGGAATGTGGACTGAAGTAGAAGCTGGTTTAAAATACCAACTTCGAGATATAAAATTGACGAATGATGGCGATGGATATGTTTCAAGTAGTATTGATGGGAGAGTTGCTGTAGAATATTTTAACGAtgaatcaaagaaatttgCATTCCGTTGTCATCGGATGAATCTTGTTGATATGCAATTTGTATTCCCGGTAAATACATTATCGTTTGATCCGCATAATAACATCCTGTATACTGGTGGATCAGATGGGTGTGTTTCTGTATGGAACTTGGATTCACAGAAGAAAATCAAGCAATTCCCCAAGTTTAATGAGAACAGTGTCGTCAAGATTGTTACGGACGAACGAATGCTGTGTGTGGCAACATCGGACGATTCCTTTAAGACAAATGCAGTGGCCACAGATGCTCTCCAGTTGCAACCCAGTCGAATCTACATTCTTTTCAAGATGTGa
- the HST3 gene encoding NAD-dependent histone deacetylase HST3 (similar to Saccharomyces cerevisiae HST3 (YOR025W); ancestral locus Anc_5.612), with protein sequence MQSKIEQLRLDATKRSISFDEEDMSMNKSRKMSYTDLQTTKLTHVFELDNESNRELLNKINKLLNKSKRIIVLSGAGISCNAGIPDLDHQMVLYESVKKQFPEMSISSGKEMFDISLFRDELKISVFAAFMEKLYSNVKLAQPTKTHKFIAHLKNRNKLLRCYTQNIDGLEEILGLELSTWEDLLLKGVKFNNIWKNIDVVQLHGDLNSLACTRCYHNFPWSRYWARSLRNGQLPMCPECERKNLLRLKQGKRSNDTVGVLRPNIVLYGENHPSGDIITQGLNLDLSRGKPDFFIIMGTSLKVDGVKKVVKQMSKEVHERGGLVLLVNKTNIGDSSWSGVIDYQIMCDCDEWVEYLEEQLPDFFKTQRQIDRIRQLKREASDLRKKRLQLKKETGIKTTPPTTPTKDEVSSDGEEKDREYKYLSMKPEEGNISKLKFDQKGQLRKETPHIQTPGSKRKEASDETNADLENTLNEVTRTLLPK encoded by the coding sequence ATGCAAAGTAAAATAGAACAATTGCGACTAGATGCAACAAAACGTTCAATCTCTttcgatgaagaagatatgaGTATGAATAAATCAAGGAAAATGTCATATACAGATTTACAAACCACCAAATTGACTCATGTTTTTGAACTGGATAACGAATCAAATCGCGAACTCTTAAATAAGATAAACAAATTGTTGAATAAATCGAAAAGAATTATAGTATTAAGTGGGGCTGGTATTTCATGTAATGCTGGTATACCGGATTTAGATCATCAAATGGTACTTTATGAATCTGTAAAGAAACAATTCCCTGAAATGTCTATAAGTTCGGGTAAGGAAATGtttgatatttctttatttagagatgaattgaaaatttctgTTTTTGCAGCATTtatggaaaaattatattcaaatgtTAAATTGGCTCAACCGACGAAAACTCATAAATTTATTGCACATTTGaagaatagaaataaattgTTAAGATGCTATACTCAAAATATTGATGGGTTAGAGGAAATTTTAGGTTTGGAGTTATCAACTTGggaagatttattattaaagggtgttaaattcaataatatttggaagAATATCGATGTAGTTCAATTGCATGGGGATTTAAATAGTTTGGCTTGTACCAGATGTTACCATAACTTCCCATGGAGTAGATATTGGGCAAGATCATTAAGAAATGGTCAGTTACCCATGTGTCCAGAATgtgaaaggaaaaatttattaagaCTGAAACAGGGGAAACGGTCAAACGATACAGTAGGTGTATTACGACCAAATATCGTTCTTTATGGAGAAAATCATCCCTCTGGTGATATAATAACACAAGGCttaaatttggatttatCCAGAGGTAAGCCTGAtttcttcataataatgGGTACCAGTTTGAAAGTTGATGGAGTGAAAAAAGTTGTGAAACAAATGAGTAAAGAGGTTCACGAAAGAGGTGGATTAGTGCTCTTGGTcaataaaacaaatataGGTGATTCATCTTGGAGCGGAGTCATtgattatcaaataatgtGTGACTGTGATGAATGGGTAGAATATTTAGAGGAGCAACTTCCTGATTTTTTCAAGACCCAAAGGCAAATTGATAGAATAAGacaattgaaaagagaAGCAAGTGACttgagaaagaaaagattacaattgaagaaagaaactGGTATAAAAACTACACCCCCAACTACGCCGACTAAAGATGAAGTGAGCAGTGATGGGGAGGAGAAGGACAGGGAATATAAGTATTTAAGTATGAAACCTGAAGAAGGTAACATTTCAAAACTAAAATTCGACCAGAAGGGGCAGTTAAGAAAGGAAACACCACATATTCAAACACCCGGTTCGAAACGAAAAGAAGCTTCCGATGAAACGAATGCGGATCTCGAAAATACCTTAAACGAAGTGACTAGAACTTTGCTGCCGAAATGA
- the NDAI0F00940 gene encoding uncharacterized protein (similar to Saccharomyces cerevisiae JIP4 (YDR475C) and YOR019W; ancestral locus Anc_5.609), translating to MTPSDQDETLRTTYRRLQLIVDYPVWNISEKDSGTPSTSRPGSRFQPCVSFNTVPSLAGISYSTDEETEEDDELERSRRKYKSLMKQNIPVWINSKDEGKPQLKAYSDVFRVSANGEDQRIDFPSRPMIMNDAIVMNKVHPLWRKNWKHLKDQVEIRKVRCTEFFKLPDILFVKDNVKVEIDIGDGYVPKSKEQRRFEEILKTKINPTKAPRTILCHISGRRHTWVAIDWLFTTLSQDLDHIVIIANLPKMITTMTKKQGKKDGYIPKDEWTSGYSEARIREKLNSIVDYISLIVPDDKIIKITIEIIVGKTKRALIDVFNVYNPDLVVGSTLRWRRTENLVEYTKTRRLIDNLCRRFPIPIFIIPAKRMFQFEMNLQKQLTLPSNIPGVRKAALEDIHSIPIEFSMLPSSDSLTAGYTKGDESPPNIPSDTNTSSEEDDEEKEGEEGMNEEKSVRSFRTVDSVLSAKRKLCLMARAHRKDMLDMLNSVQFDPTLTHEQQQLKKVDVVLNKSLIFSLEIDEMNQEVDDDQVGFERLAKVITGGKQYAQQLSMTAMANNPPKNIMKKGNIGNSMVPPSSASASSQIKFARDVKHQDGTAALRTPRKLSYQEYSEKIMDSIRRFKSTGGLRSSRSNDSVKSAGSSKSAGSTLFKKSGFLSFLKNGNSSNSSNSRSESISRRSSTEQTSMSPNVSNLSSSKKISKLFSLGKK from the coding sequence ATGACTCCAAGTGATCAAGATGAAACATTAAGAACAACTTATCGAAGGCTACAGTTAATCGTAGACTATCCGGTTTGGAACATTTCTGAAAAAGACAGTGGTACCCCAAGTACATCACGTCCGGGTTCAAGATTTCAACCATGTGTCTCGTTCAACACTGTACCATCTCTCGCAGGGATATCGTATAGTACCGACGAGGAAAcggaagaagatgatgaattggaaagaaGTCGTCGTAAgtataaatcattaatgaaGCAAAATATACCTGTATGgataaattcaaaagaCGAAGGAAAACCTCAGCTTAAAGCTTATAGTGATGTCTTTAGAGTTTCTGCAAATGGAGAGGATCAAAGGATTGATTTCCCCAGTAGACCAATGATTATGAATGACGCTATTGTGATGAATAAAGTCCATCCCCTATGGAGGAAGAATTGGAAACATTTAAAAGATCAAGTTGAAATACGTAAGGTGAGATGCACTgagtttttcaaattgcctgatattttatttgtGAAGGATAATGTGAAAGTTGAGATCGATATTGGCGATGGGTATGTACCGAAGAGTAAGGAGCAGAGAAGGTTTGAAGAGATTctgaaaacaaaaataaatccaaCTAAAGCTCCAAGAACCATTTTATGTCATATAAGTGGCAGGAGACATACTTGGGTAGCCATTGATTGGTTATTTACTACTTTATCACAAGATTTGGATCATATTGTCATAATAGCCAATTTGCCTAAAATGATTACAACAATGACTAAAAAACAAGGGAAAAAAGATGGCTACATTCCAAAAGATGAATGGACATCTGGATATTCTGAAGCTCGTAttagagaaaaattaaatagCATTGTTGACTATATATCATTGATTGTACCAGATGacaaaataatcaaaatcaCGATTGAAATCATAGTTGGGAAAACTAAAAGGGCATTAATCGATGTTTTTAACGTATACAATCCAGACTTAGTTGTAGGTAGTACTTTAAGATGGAGAAGAACCGAAAATTTAGTAGAATATACAAAAACAAGAAGGTTGATTGATAACCTCTGTAGAAGATTCCCTATAccaattttcattatacCTGCTAAAAGGatgtttcaatttgaaatgaatttacaaaaacaaCTTACATTACCATCAAATATTCCTGGAGTGCGGAAAGCAGCATTAGAAGACATTCATTCTATACCTATAGAATTTAGTATGTTACCATCATCAGATTCTTTAACAGCAGGCTATACCAAAGGAGACGAATCCCCACCAAATATACCGTCTGACACTAATACTTCTAGTGAAgaggatgatgaagaaaaagaaggagaagagGGAATGAATGAGGAGAAAAGCGTTCGTAGTTTTCGAACTGTTGATTCAGTTTTATCTGCGAAAAGAAAGCTTTGTCTGATGGCGAGAGCTCATAGGAAAGATATGTTGGACATGCTGAACTCTGTTCAATTCGACCCGACATTAACAcatgaacaacaacaattgaaaaaagtaGATGTTGTccttaataaatcattgaTTTTCTCCTtagaaattgatgaaatgaACCAGGAAGTTGATGACGATCAAGTGGGATTTGAGAGATTGGCCAAAGTAATAACAGGTGGCAAACAATACGCTCAACAATTATCAATGACTGCGATGGCTAATAACCCTCccaaaaatattatgaaGAAAGGAAACATCGGAAATTCAATGGTTCCACCGAGTAGTGCAAGTGCCAGTTctcaaataaaatttgcAAGAGATGTTAAACATCAAGATGGTACAGCAGCTTTACGAACACCAAGAAAACTGAGTTATCAAGAGTATagtgaaaaaataatggacTCTATAAGGAGATTCAAAAGTACTGGTGGTCTAAGATCTTCAAGATCAAATGATTCTGTAAAAAGTGCTGGATCATCGAAATCAGCCGGTAGCACTCTTTTTAAGAAAAGTGGgtttttatcatttttaaaaaatggGAATAGTAGTAATAGTAGCAACAGTCGAAGTGAATCTATCTCTAGAAGAAGTAGTACTGAACAGACAAGTATGTCACCTAACGTCTCTAATTTATCGAGTTCCAAAAAGATATCGAAGCTTTTTAGTCTCGGTAAAAAATAA
- the DAL2 gene encoding allantoicase (similar to Saccharomyces cerevisiae DAL2 (YIR029W)): MYPDGGIARFKLYGKVSSPIVSGNQQVGIDLASVVNGAVAWSYSDQHFGSADNLLLPGRGHDMSDGWETKRSRSADHTDWVIIKLGRQSSYIQKVIVDTAHYRGNFPQYITVHGYHNEPTDNTDCVELVGKVKVGPDQEHVYNIERDVNIAYIKLTIIPDGGVKRLRVWGR, from the coding sequence atgtatCCGGATGGTGGTATTGCaagatttaaattatatgGGAAAGTCAGTAGTCCGATAGTTAGTGGCAACCAGCAAGTAGGTATAGATTTGGCTAGTGTTGTCAATGGCGCAGTGGCTTGGAGTTATTCTGATCAGCATTTCGGATCGGctgataatttattattacctgGTAGAGGTCATGATATGTCGGATGGTTGGGAAACAAAAAGATCTAGATCAGCAGATCATACCGATTgggttattattaaattaggACGACAATCCAGTTATATTCAAAAGGTAATCGTTGATACGGCACACTATAGAGGAAATTTCCCACAATATATTACTGTGCATGGCTATCACAATGAGCCAACCGACAACACGGATTGCGTGGAATTAGTTGGTAAAGTTAAAGTTGGGCCTGACCAAGAACATGTTTATAATATTGAGCGGGATGTTAATATTGCATATATCAAATTAACAATCATTCCAGATGGAGGTGTTAAAAGGCTAAGAGTTTGGGGAAGGTAG